The Schistocerca gregaria isolate iqSchGreg1 chromosome 1, iqSchGreg1.2, whole genome shotgun sequence genome includes a window with the following:
- the LOC126284851 gene encoding uncharacterized protein LOC126284851 has protein sequence MDKNGRRGGGRCLEEDVVSGKQTGQGSQARQSGFRSATGIAWAQRRKAEVFPESQEVCLGLEPARRKAEVFPESQEVCLGLEPARRKAEVFPESQEVCLGLETARRKAEVFPESQEVCLGQEPARRKAEVFPESQEVCLGLEPARRKAEVFPESQEVCLGLEPARRKAEVFPESQEVCLGLEPARRKAEVFPESQEVFLGLEPARRKAEVFPESQEVCLGLEPARRKAEVFPESQEVCLGLEPARRKAEVFPESQEVCLGLEPARRKAEEVFLGLEPARRKAEVFPESQEVCLGLEPARRKAEVFPKSQEVCLGLEPARRKAEVFPESQEVCLGLEPARRKAEVFPESQEVCLGLETARRKAEVFPESQKVCLGLEPARRKAEVFPESQEVCLGLEPARRKAEVFPESQEVCLGLEPARRKAEVFPECQEVCLGLEPARRKAEVFPECQEVCLGLEPARRKAEVFPESQEVCLGLEPARRKAEVFPECQEVCLGLEPARRKAEVFPECQEVCLGLEPARRKAEVFPESLEVCLGLEPARRKAEVFPKSQEVCLGLEPARRKAEVFPESQEVCLGLEPARRKAEVFPESQEVCLGLEPARRKAEVFPESQEVCLGLEPARRKAEAFPESQEVCLGLEPARRKAEVFPECQEVCLGLEPARRKAEVFPESLEVCLGLEPARRKAEVFPKSQEVCLGLEPARRKAEVFPESQEVCLGLEPARRKAEVFPESQEVCLGLEPARRKAEVFPESQEVCLGLEPARRKAEAFPESQEVCLGLEPARRKAEVFPESQEVCLGLEPARRKAEVFPENQEVCLGLEPARRKAEVFPECQEVCLGLEPARRKAEVFPKSQEVFLGLEPARRKAEVFPESQEVCLGLEPARRKAEVFPESQKVCLGLEPARRKAEVFPESQEVCLGLEPARRKAEVFPKSQEVCLGLEPARRKAEVFPKSQEVCLGLEPARRKAEVFPESQEVCLGLEPAKRKAEVFPESQEVCLGLEPARRKAEVFPESQEVFLGLEPARRKAEAFPESQEVCLGLEPARRKAEAFPESQEVCLGLEPARRKAEVFLECQEVCLGLEPARRKAEVFPESQEVCLGLEPARRKAEVFPKSQEVCLGLEPARRKAEVFPKSQEVCLGLEPARRKAEVFPESQEVCLGLEPARRKAEVFPESQEVFLGLEPARRKAEVFPESQEVCLGLEPARRKAEVFPKSQEVCLGLEPARRKAEVFPKSQEVCLGLEPARRKAEVFPESQEVFLGLEPARRKAEVFPESQEVFLGLEPARRKAEVFPESQEVCLGLEPARRKAEVFPESQEVCLGLEPARRKAEVFPESQEVFLGLEPARRKAEVFPESQEVCLGLEPARRKAEVFPKSQEVCLGLELPEGRLRYFPRARKCS, from the exons AGGGTTCACAGGCAAGGCAGAGTGGCTTCAGGTCTGCTACCGGCATCGCGTGGGCACaaagaaggaaggctgaggtatttcccgagagccaggaagtgtgcctaggactagagcccgccagaaggaaggctgaggtatttcccgagagccaggaagtgtgcctaggactagagcctgccagaaggaaggctgaggtatttcccgagagccaggaagtgtgcctaggactagagaccgccagaaggaaggctgaggtatttcccgagagccaggaagtgtgcctaggacaagagcccgccagaaggaaggctgaggtatttcccgagagccaggaagtgtgcctagggctagagcccgccagaaggaaggctgaggtatttcccgagagccaggaagtgtgcctaggactagagcccgccagaaggaaggctgaggtatttcccgagagccaggaagtgtgcctaggactagagcccgccagaaggaaggctgaggtatttcccgagagccaggaagtgtTCCTAGggctagagcccgccagaaggaaggctgaggtatttcccgagagccaggaagtgtgcctaggactagagcccgccagaaggaaggctgaggtatttcctgAGAGCCAGGAAGTGTGtctaggactagagcccgccagaaggaaggctgaggtatttcccgagagccaggaagtgtgcctaggactagagcccgccagaaggaaggctgag gaagtgttcctaggactagagcccgccagaaggaaggctgaggtatttcccgagagccaggaagtgtgcctaggactagagcccgccagaaggaaggctgaggtatttcccaagagccaggaagtgtgcctaggactagagcccgccagaaggaaggctgaggtatttcccgagagccaggaagtgtgcctaggactagagcccgccagaaggaaggctgaggtatttcccgagagccaggaagtgtgcctaggactagaaaccgccagaaggaaggctgaggtatttcccgagagccagaaagtgtgcctaggactagagcccgccagaaggaaggctgaggtatttcccgagagccaggaagtgtgcctaggactagagcccgccagaaggaaggctgaggtatttcccgagagccaggaagtgtgcctaggactagagcccgccagaaggaaggctgaggtatttcccgagtgccaggaagtgtgcctaggactagagcccgccagaaggaaggctgaggtatttcctgagtgccaggaagtgtgcctaggactagagcccgccagaaggaaggctgaggtatttcccgagagccaggaagtgtgcctaggactagagcccgccagaaggaaggctgaggtatttcccgagtgccaggaagtgtgcctaggactagagcccgccagaaggaaggctgaggtatttcccgagtgccaggaagtgtgcctaggactagagcccgccagaaggaaggctgaggtatttcccgagagcctggaagtgtgcctaggactagagcccgccagaaggaaggctgaggtatttcccaagagccaggaagtgtgcctaggactagagcccgccagaaggaaggctgaggtatttcccgagagccaggaggtgtgcctaggactagagcccgccagaaggaaggctgaggtatttcccgagagccaggaagtgtgcctaggactagagcccgccagaaggaaggctgaggtatttcccgagagccaggaagtgtgcctaggactagagcccgccagaaggaaggctgaggcatttcccgagagccaggaagtgtgcctaggactagagcccgccagaaggaaggctgaggtatttcccgagtGCCAGGAAGTGTGCCTtggactagagcccgccagaaggaaggctgaggtatttcccgagagcctggaagtgtgcctaggactagagcccgccagaaggaaggctgaggtatttcccaagagccaggaagtgtgcctaggactagagcccgccagaaggaaggctgaggtatttcccgagagccaggaggtgtgcctaggactagagcccgccagaaggaaggctgaggtatttcccgagagccaggaagtgtgcctaggactagagcccgccagaaggaaggctgaggtatttcccgagagccaggaagtgtgcctaggactagagcccgccagaaggaaggctgaggcatttcccgagagccaggaagtgtgcctaggactagagcccgccagaaggaaggctgaagtatttcccgagagccaggaagtgtgcctaggactagagcccgccagaaggaaggctgaggtatttcccgagaaccaggaagtgtgcctaggactagagcccgccagaaggaaggctgaggtatttcccgagtgccaggaagtgtgcctaggactagagcccgccagaaggaaggctgaggtatttcccaaGAGCCAGGAAGTGTTCCTtggactagagcccgccagaaggaaggctgaggtatttcccgagagccaggaagtgtgcctaggactagagcccgccagaaggaaggctgaggtatttcccgagagccagaaagtgtgcctaggactagagcccgccagaaggaaggctgaggtatttcccgagagccaggaagtgtgcctaggactagagcccgccagaaggaaggctgaggtatttcccaagagccaggaagtgtgcctaggactagagcccgccagaaggaaggctgaggtatttcccaagagccaggaagtgtgcctaggactagagcccgccagaaggaaggctgaggtatttcccgagagccaggaagtgtgcctaggactagagcccgccaaaaggaaggctgaggtatttcccgagagccaggaagtgtgcctaggactagagcccgccagaaggaaggctgaggtatttcccgagagccaggaagtgttcctaggactagagcccgccagaaggaaggctgaggcatttcccgagagccaggaagtgtgcctaggactagagcccgccagaaggaaggctgaggcaTTTCCtgagagccaggaagtgtgcctaggactagagcccgccagaaggaaggctgaggtatttctcgagtgccaggaagtgtgcctaggactagagcccgccagaaggaaggctgaggtatttcccgagagccaggaagtgtgcctaggactagagcccgccagaaggaaggctgaggtatttcccaagagccaggaagtgtgcctaggactagagcccgccagaaggaaggctgaggtatttcccaagagccaggaagtgtgcctaggactagagcccgccagaaggaaggctgaggtatttcccgagagccaggaagtgtgcctaggactagagcccgccagaaggaaggctgaggtatttcccgagagccaggaagtgtTCCTAGggctagagcccgccagaaggaaggctgaggtatttcccgagagccaggaagtgtgcctaggactagagcccgccagaaggaaggctgaggtatttcccaagagccaggaagtgtgcctaggactagagcccgccagaaggaaggctgaggtatttcccaagagccaggaagtgtgcctaggactagagcccgccagaaggaaggctgaggtatttcccgagagccaggaagtgttcctaggactagagcccgccagaaggaaggctgaggtatttcccgagagccaggaagtgttcctaggactagagcccgccagaaggaaggctgaggtatttcccgagagccaggaagtgtgcctaggactagagcccgccagaaggaaggctgaggtatttcccgagagccaggaagtgtgcctaggactagagcctgccagaaggaaggctgaggtatttcccgagagccaggaagtgttcctaggactagagcccgccagaaggaaggctgaggtatttcccgagagccaggaagtgtgcctaggactagagcccgccagaaggaaggctgaggtatttcccaagagccaggaagtgtgcctaggactagagctgccagaaggaaggctgaggtatttcccgagagccaggaagtgttcctag
- the LOC126284843 gene encoding uncharacterized protein LOC126284843 has translation MAEAFPESQEVCLGLEPARRKAEVFLECQEVCLGLEPARRKAEVFPESQEVCLGLEPARSKSEVFPKSQEVCLGLEPARRKAEVFPKSQEVCLGLEPARRKAEVFPESQEVCLGLEPARRKAEVFPESQEVFLGLEPARRKAEVFPESQEVCLGLEPARRKAEVFPKSQEVCLGLEPARRKAEVFPKSQEVCLGLEPARRKAEVFPEIQEVFLGLEPARRKAEVFPESQEVFLGLEPARRKAEVFPESQEVCLGLEPARRKAEVFPESQEVCLGLEPARRKAEVFPESQEVFLGLEPARRNAEVFPESQEVCLGLEPARRKAEVFPKSQEVCLGLELPEGRLRKAEVFPESQEVCLGLEPARRKAEVFPESQEVCLGLEPARRKAEVFPESQEVCLGLEPARRKAEVFPERQEVCLGLEPARRKAEVFPESQEVCLGLEPARRKAEVFPECQEVCLGLDPARRKAEVFPESQEVCLGLEPARRKAEVFPKSQEVCLGLEPARRKAEVFPESQEVCLGLEPARRKAEVFPESQEVCLGLEPARRKAEVFPKSQEVCLGLEPARRKAEVFPESQEVFLGLEPARRKAEVFPESQEVCLGLEPARRKAEVFPESQEVCLGLEPARRKAEVFPESQEVFLGLEPARRKAEVFPKSQEVCLGLEPARRKAEEVCLGLEPARRKAEVFPESQEVCLGLEPARRKAEVFPESQEVCLGLEPARRKAEVFPESLEVCLGLEPARRKAEVFPESQEVCLGLEPARRKAEVFPESQDVCLGLEPARRKAEVFPESQEVCLGLEPARAHVLTGAAQPSKSVLQASLERDAVCR, from the exons ATGGCTGAGGCATTTCCtgagagccaggaagtgtgcctaggactagagcccgccagaaggaaggctgaggtatttctcgagtgccaggaagtgtgcctaggactagagcccgccagaaggaaggctgaggtatttcccgagagccaggaagtgtgcctaggactagagcccgccagaagtaAGTCTGAGGTATTTCCCaagagccaggaagtgtgcctaggactagagcccgccagaaggaaggctgaggtatttcccaagagccaggaagtgtgcctaggactagagcccgccagaaggaaggctgaggtatttcccgagagccaggaagtgtgcctaggactagagcccgccagaaggaaggctgaggtatttcccgagagccaggaagtgtTCCTAGggctagagcccgccagaaggaaggctgaggtatttcccgagagccaggaagtgtgcctaggactagagcccgccagaaggaaggctgaggtatttcccaagagccaggaagtgtgcctaggactagagcccgccagaaggaaggctgaggtatttcccaagagccaggaagtgtgcctaggactagagcccgccagaaggaaggctgaggtatttcccgagatCCAGGAAGTGttcctaggactagagcccgccagaaggaaggctgaggtatttcccgagagccaggaagtgttcctaggactagagcccgccagaaggaaggctgaggtatttcccgagagccaggaagtgtgcctaggactagagcccgccagaaggaaggctgaggtatttcccgagagccaggaagtgtgcctaggactagagcctgccagaaggaaggctgaggtatttcccgagagccaggaagtgttcctaggactagagcccgccagaaggaatgctgaggtatttcccgagagccaggaagtgtgcctaggactagagcccgccagaaggaaggctgaggtatttcccaagagccaggaagtgtgcctaggactagagctgccagaaggaaggctgag gaaggctgaggtatttcccgagagccaggaagtgtgcctaggactagagcccgccagaaggaaggctgaggtatttcccgagagccaggaagtgtgcctaggactagagcccgccagaaggaaggctgaggtatttcccgagagccaggaagtgtgcctaggactagagcccgccagaaggaaggctgaggtatttcccgagagacaggaagtgtgcctaggactagagcccgccagaaggaaggctgaggtatttcccgagagccaggaagtgtgcctaggactagagcccgccagaaggaaggctgaggtatttcccgagtgccaggaagtgtgcctaggactagatcccgccagaaggaaggctgaggtatttcctgagagccaggaagtgtgcctaggactagagcccgccagaaggaaggctgaggtatttcccaagagccaggaagtgtgcctaggactagagcccgccagaaggaaggctgaggtatttcccgagagccaggaagtgtgcctaggactagagcccgccagaaggaaggctgaggtatttcccgagagccaggaagtgtgcctaggactagagcccgccagaaggaaggctgaggtatttcccaagagccaggaagtgtgcctaggactagagcccgccagaaggaaggctgaggtatttcccgagagccaggaagtgttcctaggactagagcccgccagaaggaaggctgaggtatttcccgagagccaggaagtgtgcctaggactagagcccgccagaaggaaggctgaggtatttcccgagagccaggaagtgtgcctaggactagagcccgccagaaggaaggctgaggtatttcccgagagccaggaagtgttcctaggactagagcccgccagaaggaaggctgaggtatttcccaagagccaggaagtgtgcctaggactagagcccgccagaaggaaggctgag gaagtgtgcctaggactagagcccgccagaaggaaggctgaggtatttcccgagagccaggaagtgtgcctaggactagagcccgccagaaggaaggctgaggtatttcccgagagccaggaagtgtgcctaggactagagcccgccagaaggaaggctgaggtatttcccgagagcctggaagtgtgcctaggactagagcccgccagaaggaaggctgaggtatttcccgagagccaggaagtgtgcctaggactagagcccgccagaaggaaggctgaggtatttcccgagagccaggatgtgtgcctaggactagagcccgccagaaggaaggctgaggtatttcccgagagccaggaagtgtgcctaggactagagcccgcccGAGCGCACGTCCTGACTGGTGCAGCACAGCCCAGCAAGAGTGTGCTGCAGGCCAGCCTAGAGCGGGACGCTGTGTGTCGCTAA